From a region of the Synechococcus sp. PCC 7335 genome:
- a CDS encoding elongation factor G yields the protein MLEEVSRDSRNIAIVGPYASGKTTLFESLLFVTGAIARKGSVTKGNSVGDGAPEARNHSMTVETNAAYTEYGGIRFTFLDCPGSVELLQETANVLVGVDAAIVVCEPDPNRVLTLAPILQFLDTWEIPHVLWINKVDRANASFREVLDALKGLSSRPLVPHQYPIGYGESLVGFIDLVSEQAYHYHLKAPADPVPLPAALAAEEQVAREEMLEALADFDDHLLEELLEEIEPPQAEIVQDFKMELGADLVVPIFIGVAEADYGVRPLLDALVREAPEPEVTAQRRQIKSASAPLAQVLKTYYTPQGGKLSLVRLWRGSLSENDTISGDRSGGFYTLMGHNQTRLQQAKAGDIFAVSRLDNAKTGDTLTVGDITPAEALSKAEAINPMYALAIAPEKRSDEVKLSGALNKLLEEDPSLYWEQHDDTHEVILWGQGDMHLQISLERLARKYNLPMSTHTPQVPYKETIRGSASAVHGKYKHQSGGHGQFGDVYLDIQPLPRGEGFSFNEKIVGGVVPKQYIPGVEMGVREALTCGPLGFPVVDVAVTLTNGSYHSVDSSEQAFKQAARQAMKSGMSDCEPALLEPIADAEISVPCDFTSGVLRLISGHRGQILGYASKAGWPGWDTISSQLPTAEMQTLVVELRSLTLGVGFFSWQYAHLAPVPDKVASQVLARTTAE from the coding sequence ATGCTAGAAGAAGTGTCACGGGATTCACGAAATATCGCTATCGTAGGTCCTTACGCCAGCGGTAAAACAACCCTATTTGAGAGCCTTTTGTTTGTCACTGGAGCGATCGCCCGGAAAGGCTCCGTCACCAAAGGTAATAGTGTGGGCGACGGTGCCCCAGAAGCTAGAAACCACAGCATGACCGTTGAAACGAATGCCGCCTACACCGAGTATGGCGGCATTCGTTTTACCTTTTTGGACTGTCCAGGGTCGGTAGAGTTATTACAAGAAACAGCTAATGTCCTTGTTGGTGTCGATGCGGCCATCGTCGTGTGCGAGCCCGACCCAAATCGAGTACTTACCCTCGCGCCTATCCTTCAGTTTTTAGATACCTGGGAAATTCCTCATGTCCTTTGGATTAACAAAGTTGATCGGGCTAATGCCTCCTTCCGCGAAGTGCTCGACGCGCTCAAAGGACTTTCTAGCCGACCGCTTGTACCGCATCAATATCCGATTGGCTATGGTGAATCGCTGGTAGGCTTTATCGACTTAGTGAGTGAGCAAGCCTACCACTATCATCTAAAGGCGCCTGCCGACCCGGTGCCTTTACCGGCAGCACTAGCAGCGGAAGAACAAGTCGCGCGCGAGGAAATGCTCGAAGCCCTCGCAGACTTTGACGACCATCTGCTAGAAGAACTGCTAGAAGAGATTGAGCCGCCTCAAGCAGAAATTGTTCAAGATTTCAAAATGGAACTTGGGGCAGATCTGGTAGTCCCTATCTTCATTGGCGTTGCTGAGGCCGACTACGGCGTCAGACCGCTGCTGGACGCTCTAGTGCGCGAAGCCCCAGAACCTGAGGTAACGGCTCAGCGGCGGCAGATCAAATCGGCAAGCGCACCATTGGCACAGGTGTTGAAAACCTACTACACTCCCCAAGGCGGTAAGCTCTCCTTAGTCCGGTTATGGCGCGGCAGCCTGAGTGAAAATGACACAATTAGCGGCGATCGTTCCGGCGGCTTTTATACGCTTATGGGCCATAATCAAACGCGACTGCAGCAGGCCAAAGCTGGAGACATTTTTGCCGTTTCTCGCCTAGACAATGCAAAAACAGGCGATACGCTTACGGTAGGCGACATTACCCCAGCGGAGGCTCTGTCAAAGGCTGAGGCAATAAATCCTATGTATGCATTGGCGATCGCCCCTGAAAAGCGCAGCGATGAGGTTAAACTCAGTGGTGCCCTTAACAAGCTACTAGAAGAAGATCCCAGTCTGTATTGGGAACAGCACGACGATACCCACGAGGTGATTTTGTGGGGACAAGGCGACATGCACCTGCAAATCTCTTTGGAGCGACTCGCCCGCAAGTACAATCTCCCGATGAGCACCCACACGCCTCAAGTTCCTTATAAGGAGACTATCCGGGGCTCGGCCAGCGCGGTCCACGGTAAGTACAAGCATCAGAGCGGTGGACACGGTCAGTTTGGCGATGTGTACCTAGATATTCAGCCGCTGCCGAGGGGCGAAGGGTTTAGCTTCAATGAAAAGATTGTCGGCGGCGTAGTGCCCAAGCAATATATCCCTGGCGTGGAAATGGGTGTACGCGAGGCCCTCACATGTGGGCCGTTAGGTTTCCCGGTAGTCGATGTAGCAGTGACGCTGACAAACGGCTCGTACCACAGCGTGGATAGCTCAGAGCAAGCTTTCAAACAAGCTGCTCGTCAAGCTATGAAGTCGGGCATGTCGGACTGCGAACCTGCTCTCTTAGAGCCGATTGCCGACGCGGAAATCTCGGTGCCTTGCGACTTTACATCTGGCGTACTACGGCTGATTAGCGGCCATCGCGGACAGATACTTGGCTACGCGAGCAAAGCAGGTTGGCCCGGTTGGGATACTATCTCTAGCCAGTTGCCCACTGCTGAGATGCAAACCCTGGTGGTAGAATTGCGATCACTCACCCTGGGCGTTGGCTTTTTCAGTTGGCAATACGCTCACCTCGCCCCGGTGCCCGATAAGGTGGCTAGCCAAGTGCTAGCACGCACCACCGCAGAATAA
- a CDS encoding DUF4915 domain-containing protein, which translates to MPAHLSTPQTSPQPKLELTGSQQFTAWLAEQALSLGFTTYQAGKLFLIGLQKDGRLSVFERTFERCMGLCATGNSLYMSSLYQLWRFENILEPGQLSGEFDALYVPQMSYVTGDLDIHDVAMTTAGYTLSSKLLGERVSTPGIVFVNTLFGCLATLSETHSFRPVWHPPFLSKIDLRSGDVAHSLRIKGVVEELYDVVRLP; encoded by the coding sequence ATGCCTGCTCATCTTTCTACACCGCAGACGTCTCCTCAGCCCAAGCTTGAACTCACTGGCTCACAGCAGTTTACAGCTTGGCTAGCTGAGCAGGCACTTAGTCTTGGCTTTACTACCTACCAGGCCGGTAAGCTCTTTCTGATTGGGCTGCAAAAGGACGGACGGCTCTCGGTTTTTGAACGCACCTTCGAACGCTGTATGGGCCTATGCGCAACAGGCAATAGCCTTTATATGAGTTCGCTCTATCAGCTCTGGCGCTTCGAAAATATCCTAGAGCCTGGGCAGCTGTCGGGCGAGTTCGATGCTTTGTACGTCCCGCAGATGAGCTACGTCACAGGCGATCTTGATATTCACGATGTGGCGATGACTACCGCAGGCTATACGCTAAGTTCCAAGCTGCTAGGCGAACGAGTCAGCACGCCAGGTATCGTCTTCGTCAATACGTTGTTTGGCTGCCTAGCCACCCTGAGTGAAACGCATAGCTTTCGGCCGGTTTGGCATCCGCCGTTCCTATCCAAAATTGATTTGCGTAGTGGTGATGTAGCTCATAGTCTGCGCATAAAGGGTGTGGTAGAAGAACTCTACGATGTCGTGAGGTTGCCGTAG
- a CDS encoding response regulator transcription factor, translating to MTSTEQIRVLLVDDHPILLDGLVMLLECEPDIAVIGQASDGEEAIALFQQHLPDVLLIDLRLPTISGIEVIASIRADYPQVRVVVLSTYDTEEEIYQAVQAGAKGYVIKGSTSDELLKAVRTVYQNQSYIPPSVSEKLVRRMGAPTLSTREQEVLQLIAEGKTNLQISAELTIAASTVRFHVGHILDKLGVSDRTQAIVQAVNQGIVRL from the coding sequence ATGACCTCCACTGAACAGATTCGAGTGCTCTTAGTAGACGATCATCCTATCTTACTAGATGGTTTAGTCATGCTGCTCGAATGCGAGCCAGACATAGCGGTAATAGGCCAAGCTTCGGATGGTGAAGAGGCGATCGCGCTATTTCAACAACATCTACCTGATGTCCTGCTAATTGACCTGCGGTTGCCAACGATTAGTGGTATTGAGGTAATTGCCTCTATACGTGCTGACTACCCCCAGGTCCGCGTTGTTGTGCTCAGTACCTACGACACTGAGGAAGAAATCTACCAGGCTGTACAGGCCGGAGCGAAGGGGTATGTCATTAAAGGTTCTACCTCTGACGAATTGCTCAAAGCTGTTCGAACGGTCTATCAAAATCAGAGCTATATCCCTCCATCAGTGAGTGAAAAGCTAGTTAGGCGTATGGGAGCCCCCACGTTGAGCACTCGCGAGCAAGAGGTGCTTCAGCTAATCGCAGAAGGTAAAACCAACCTACAAATCAGTGCTGAGCTAACCATTGCTGCGAGCACAGTTAGATTCCACGTTGGCCATATTTTAGACAAACTCGGGGTGAGCGATCGCACTCAAGCAATTGTTCAGGCCGTCAATCAAGGAATTGTTCGCCTCTGA
- a CDS encoding SDR family oxidoreductase has translation MKKHTLDGKTVLVAGGAKNLGGLISRTFAADGAKVAIHFHSDSSKPDADATVTAIKDAGGKAFSIQGDFTDPTNIVSAFATTKEHFGGVDIAINTAGRVLKKPFTETTEAEYDSMAAINSKAAYFFIQEAGKQLNDGGKICTIVTSLLAAYTGLYSTYGGMKAPVEHFTRAASKEFGGRGISVTAVGPGPMDTPFFYGQESEDAIAYHKSAAALGGLTNIEDIVPLIRFLVTDGWWITGQTIFANGGYTTR, from the coding sequence ATGAAAAAACACACTCTCGATGGCAAAACCGTTCTCGTCGCGGGCGGTGCTAAAAACCTTGGCGGTCTGATTAGCCGCACCTTTGCGGCGGACGGTGCAAAAGTCGCCATTCACTTTCATAGCGACTCATCCAAACCCGATGCCGATGCCACGGTTACCGCCATCAAAGATGCCGGTGGTAAGGCATTCTCAATACAAGGAGACTTCACAGATCCTACAAACATCGTTTCTGCTTTTGCAACAACAAAAGAACACTTCGGCGGCGTTGATATTGCAATTAACACAGCCGGACGCGTGCTTAAAAAGCCTTTTACCGAAACGACCGAGGCTGAATATGATTCAATGGCTGCAATTAATTCTAAAGCAGCCTACTTCTTCATTCAAGAGGCTGGCAAACAGCTCAATGACGGTGGCAAGATCTGTACAATTGTCACCTCCCTTTTGGCCGCATACACTGGACTCTATTCTACCTATGGTGGAATGAAAGCACCGGTCGAACACTTTACCCGGGCTGCATCAAAAGAATTTGGTGGTCGCGGTATCTCCGTTACTGCTGTGGGACCAGGGCCAATGGATACCCCCTTCTTCTACGGTCAAGAATCTGAAGATGCGATCGCCTACCACAAATCTGCAGCCGCGCTTGGCGGCCTCACGAACATTGAAGATATCGTGCCCCTGATTCGCTTTCTAGTTACTGATGGTTGGTGGATTACCGGCCAAACGATCTTTGCCAATGGTGGATACACGACTCGATAA
- a CDS encoding alpha/beta fold hydrolase, with protein sequence MASTQNDIATIEAYHWHTWQAFKAAQHEMLLPAGAAAHIPITIRYIDVGEAKQGTVLLMHGIPTWGYLYHATIPPLVEAGFRVLAPDFLGHGWSDRRDRFDRSFQDQARMIISFLSALNLDQVDVVGHDTGGAVALILAIEYASYVNKLIITNSVCYDRFDDDMLDFGHPIKWKSRSVADLVEALEESLAMGLSNKQQLTESFRAGIIAPWASEEGKLSLLRNASALNANQTMALVDRHGDITAPTLILWAMDDPWQKSEDGKQLASEISGATFQPIENASHWVQQDAPKEFSEAISKFLSR encoded by the coding sequence ATGGCTAGTACACAGAATGATATAGCTACGATAGAAGCCTATCATTGGCATACCTGGCAGGCATTCAAAGCTGCGCAGCACGAGATGCTATTACCCGCTGGTGCGGCCGCTCACATTCCAATTACGATTCGCTACATCGATGTAGGAGAAGCGAAGCAAGGCACCGTTTTGTTGATGCATGGAATTCCAACCTGGGGATATCTGTACCATGCCACGATTCCACCTTTAGTAGAAGCAGGTTTCCGGGTGCTTGCACCAGATTTTTTAGGGCATGGTTGGTCGGATAGACGCGATCGCTTCGACCGTTCTTTTCAAGACCAAGCTCGGATGATTATCTCTTTCTTATCAGCTTTAAACCTAGATCAGGTTGATGTTGTTGGGCATGACACAGGCGGTGCCGTCGCCCTGATCCTAGCGATAGAGTATGCCAGCTATGTCAACAAACTCATCATCACCAATTCAGTGTGCTACGACCGATTCGACGATGACATGCTTGACTTTGGCCACCCGATTAAGTGGAAGTCGCGATCAGTTGCGGACTTGGTGGAGGCGCTAGAAGAGAGTCTTGCAATGGGTCTCTCGAATAAGCAGCAACTGACCGAGAGCTTTAGAGCAGGCATTATCGCGCCTTGGGCTAGTGAAGAAGGCAAGCTGAGCTTACTTCGCAATGCATCCGCGCTCAATGCGAACCAGACGATGGCCCTAGTTGATCGGCACGGAGATATCACAGCGCCAACATTAATTTTGTGGGCAATGGACGATCCGTGGCAGAAGTCAGAGGATGGAAAACAGCTAGCAAGTGAAATTTCAGGGGCCACATTTCAGCCGATAGAGAACGCATCCCACTGGGTACAGCAAGATGCACCAAAGGAATTTTCTGAGGCAATCTCAAAATTCCTTTCACGCTAA
- a CDS encoding Nif11-like leader peptide family natural product precursor, with protein MSREKVLSFLTDAAKDKQLQSQLETTSNQDELVSVANRAGYEFSSEHVDEALSDLKKQPGFFGALAEAALQVFSPHDDNYPTTGVQPFSGEPSRK; from the coding sequence ATGTCAAGAGAGAAAGTCCTAAGCTTTTTAACTGATGCGGCTAAAGATAAACAGCTACAGTCGCAGCTAGAAACAACATCTAATCAAGATGAATTAGTCAGTGTAGCTAATAGGGCAGGCTATGAGTTTTCTTCTGAGCATGTCGATGAGGCATTGAGCGATCTAAAGAAGCAACCAGGGTTCTTTGGCGCACTGGCTGAAGCCGCACTGCAAGTCTTCAGTCCGCATGATGATAACTATCCGACTACTGGGGTTCAACCCTTTAGCGGAGAGCCCAGTCGCAAATAG
- the thrC gene encoding threonine synthase, which produces MNHLGIRMSLTVAPKPATDKQTTYFQCIAGCSAKHSIYDVVYTCPSCGGMLEVHHDREPLKQRSADQWKQLFDSRASTTTWPYGSGVWGLREWVVPSLADENVVSMFEGNTNLFWAERLGQQLGVPDLWIKLCGNSHTGSFKDLGMTVLVSVVKQMMSQGSSVKAVACASTGDTSAALAAYAAYAGIPAVIFLPAGKVSTAQLIQPVANGAHVLALDTDFDGCMQIVKEVTQDNSIYLANSLNSLRIEGQKTVGIEIVRQFDWEVPDWIIIPVGNLGNVSALYKGFKLMMDLGLITRMPRLVAAQAAKASPFYESFKNGFKQKISVTAQNTLANAIRIGDPVSYDKAVKAIVQTNGIVEQASENELAAAAAHADLTGMFTCPHTGVALAVLTKLINQGVIKSSDKTVVISTAHGLKFTDFKVGYHESSLEEVTSQYPNPAVHLPASADAVKAEIAKRLG; this is translated from the coding sequence ATGAATCATTTAGGAATCCGCATGTCGCTCACTGTCGCGCCCAAACCGGCTACAGATAAACAGACCACCTATTTCCAGTGCATCGCAGGCTGCTCCGCGAAGCACTCGATCTATGACGTGGTTTATACCTGCCCTAGCTGTGGCGGTATGTTGGAAGTACATCATGATCGCGAACCCCTTAAACAGCGCAGTGCCGACCAGTGGAAACAGCTGTTCGACTCGCGCGCTAGCACCACTACTTGGCCCTACGGCAGTGGCGTTTGGGGCCTTAGGGAGTGGGTTGTTCCTTCTTTGGCCGATGAAAACGTTGTTAGCATGTTTGAAGGCAATACCAATTTGTTTTGGGCCGAGCGCCTAGGGCAGCAGCTCGGCGTTCCTGACTTATGGATCAAGCTCTGCGGCAATAGCCATACGGGTAGCTTCAAAGACCTTGGCATGACCGTGTTAGTTAGCGTTGTCAAACAGATGATGTCTCAAGGAAGCTCTGTTAAGGCCGTAGCCTGTGCCAGCACGGGAGACACCAGCGCTGCCCTGGCCGCCTACGCAGCCTATGCAGGTATTCCAGCAGTGATCTTTTTACCTGCTGGAAAGGTCAGCACCGCTCAACTGATTCAGCCTGTTGCCAACGGCGCTCACGTACTTGCTCTTGACACTGACTTTGATGGCTGTATGCAAATCGTCAAAGAGGTGACTCAAGATAATTCGATCTACCTAGCCAATTCGCTAAATAGTCTACGCATTGAAGGTCAAAAGACAGTCGGTATTGAAATTGTTCGACAGTTTGACTGGGAAGTTCCCGACTGGATTATTATCCCAGTGGGCAACTTGGGCAACGTCAGCGCGCTCTACAAAGGGTTCAAGCTAATGATGGATTTGGGGCTGATTACTCGGATGCCTAGGCTAGTTGCGGCTCAAGCGGCAAAGGCTAGCCCTTTTTATGAATCGTTTAAGAACGGATTCAAACAGAAGATTAGCGTCACAGCCCAAAATACGCTGGCGAATGCGATTCGAATTGGCGATCCGGTTAGTTATGACAAAGCAGTAAAAGCGATTGTGCAAACAAACGGCATTGTTGAACAAGCTAGCGAAAATGAACTCGCTGCTGCTGCTGCCCACGCTGATCTTACCGGCATGTTTACCTGTCCTCATACCGGGGTTGCGCTAGCCGTACTGACTAAGCTAATTAACCAAGGCGTGATCAAATCCAGCGACAAAACGGTTGTGATTAGCACTGCTCATGGTTTGAAGTTCACCGATTTCAAGGTGGGTTATCACGAATCAAGTTTAGAAGAAGTCACTAGTCAATATCCAAACCCTGCTGTTCACTTACCGGCTAGCGCAGACGCAGTGAAAGCTGAAATCGCGAAGCGCCTAGGCTAG
- a CDS encoding FG-GAP repeat protein has product MAFPVQFDLAGLDGSNGFVLRGIDAGDYSGVSVSDAGDVNGDGFDDVIVGALFADPNGRYSGESYVVFGTDGGFGSALDLSRLDGSNGFVLSGIEETDFSGVSVSGAGDVNGDGFDDLIIGASAADPNGRSSGESYVVFGRDSVFDATFELSSLDGSNGFVLNGIDMSDFSGVSVSGAGDVNGDGLDDLIIGASAADPNGRSSGESYVVFGSDTGFEPVLELSNLTGNNGFTIAGVNEDDRAGASVSSAGDVNGDGFDDLIIGAPYAGPSHVGESYVVFGSDTGFEPVLELSSLDGSNGFVLNGINEDDLSGRPVSGAGDVNGDGFDDLIIGAPGADPNGNRSGESYVVFGSDVGFDAAFDLSDLDGSNGFVLNGVDAGDASGGSVSGAGDFNGDGFDDFIIGADLSDPNGRYSGESYVVLGSDEGFAPIFELSNLDGNNGFLLSSINKGDFSGRSVSGAGDVNGDGFDDLIIGSPGADPSGSRSGESYVVFGAADITPFARPRFGTNGDDTLLGGRDKDILFGLAGNDFLSGGNGNDTLFGGSDNDTLDGGKGNDLLDGGKGNDLLDGGRGSDFLFGGSGSDTLFGRADNDTLDGSHGNDTLDGGRGNDTLDGGRGSDVLFGNDGNDILFGEADNDTLDGGKGNDTLDGGGGNDLLTGGDGRDVLLGGDGDDTLIGGGNNDMLTGGSGRDTFVLSLDDGVDTITDFDTKDLIGLAGGLGIGELSFAGSDILVSDTSEVLATLTGVDTASLNSSQFVLV; this is encoded by the coding sequence ATGGCTTTTCCAGTACAGTTCGATTTAGCAGGTCTCGATGGCAGCAATGGCTTCGTACTCAGAGGCATAGATGCTGGTGACTACTCTGGTGTTTCGGTCAGTGACGCAGGCGATGTCAACGGTGATGGCTTCGATGATGTGATTGTTGGTGCGCTTTTTGCCGATCCTAACGGCCGCTATTCCGGCGAGAGCTACGTAGTGTTTGGCACTGATGGGGGCTTTGGTAGTGCTCTAGATCTTTCTAGATTAGACGGCAGTAACGGCTTTGTGCTCAGTGGCATCGAGGAGACGGACTTCTCCGGTGTTTCAGTAAGCGGCGCAGGCGATGTGAACGGCGATGGCTTCGACGACCTCATTATTGGTGCATCTGCGGCTGATCCTAATGGCCGCTCTTCCGGCGAGAGCTATGTAGTGTTTGGCCGTGATTCAGTCTTTGACGCTACCTTCGAGCTCTCTAGCTTAGACGGTAGCAACGGCTTCGTACTCAACGGCATCGATATGAGTGACTTCTCCGGTGTTTCAGTAAGCGGCGCAGGCGATGTGAATGGCGATGGCCTCGATGACCTCATCATCGGTGCATCTGCGGCTGATCCTAATGGCCGCTCTTCCGGCGAGAGCTATGTGGTGTTTGGCTCCGATACAGGCTTCGAACCTGTTCTCGAACTTTCTAACCTAACTGGCAACAACGGCTTTACGATCGCTGGAGTTAATGAAGATGATCGTGCCGGTGCTTCGGTGAGTAGCGCAGGCGATGTGAATGGTGATGGCTTTGATGACCTCATTATTGGCGCACCCTATGCTGGCCCTAGTCATGTTGGCGAGAGCTATGTGGTGTTTGGCTCCGATACAGGCTTCGAACCTGTTCTTGAGCTTTCTAGCTTAGATGGCAGTAACGGCTTCGTACTCAATGGCATCAATGAAGATGACCTCTCTGGGCGTCCGGTAAGCGGGGCGGGCGATGTAAACGGCGACGGCTTCGATGACCTCATCATTGGTGCACCTGGGGCTGATCCTAATGGCAACCGTTCCGGCGAGAGTTACGTGGTGTTTGGTTCTGATGTAGGCTTTGATGCTGCTTTCGACCTCTCCGACTTGGATGGCAGCAATGGTTTCGTACTTAATGGCGTTGATGCAGGTGATGCCTCCGGTGGTTCAGTCAGTGGAGCTGGTGACTTCAATGGCGATGGTTTCGATGATTTCATTATTGGCGCAGACCTTTCCGATCCCAATGGCCGTTATTCGGGCGAGAGTTACGTGGTACTTGGCTCCGATGAAGGCTTCGCACCTATCTTTGAGCTTTCCAACCTGGATGGCAATAACGGCTTCTTACTTAGTAGCATTAACAAAGGCGATTTTTCCGGTCGTTCGGTCAGCGGAGCAGGTGATGTCAACGGTGATGGCTTTGATGACCTTATCATCGGCTCTCCAGGGGCCGACCCCAGTGGCAGCCGTTCCGGCGAGAGCTACGTAGTGTTTGGCGCTGCCGATATTACGCCATTTGCCCGCCCACGCTTCGGCACCAACGGCGACGATACGCTCCTCGGTGGCAGAGATAAAGATATCTTGTTCGGCTTAGCAGGCAACGACTTTCTCAGCGGCGGCAACGGTAACGACACCCTCTTCGGGGGGAGCGACAACGATACGCTAGACGGCGGCAAAGGCAACGATTTGCTAGACGGCGGCAAAGGCAACGATTTGCTAGACGGCGGTCGGGGTAGCGACTTCCTCTTCGGCGGTAGTGGTAGCGACACCCTCTTCGGCAGAGCTGACAACGATACGCTCGATGGCAGTCACGGCAACGATACGCTAGACGGCGGTCGCGGCAACGATACGCTCGATGGCGGTCGGGGTAGCGACGTTCTCTTCGGCAACGATGGCAACGATATCCTCTTTGGGGAGGCGGACAACGATACGCTAGACGGGGGTAAGGGCAACGATACGCTAGACGGGGGTGGGGGCAACGACCTGCTCACAGGCGGCGACGGTAGAGACGTGCTTCTGGGCGGCGATGGGGATGATACCCTCATCGGTGGGGGCAACAACGATATGCTCACAGGCGGTAGTGGCCGCGATACATTTGTCCTATCGCTCGATGATGGTGTTGATACCATCACGGACTTTGACACCAAAGACCTGATTGGCCTAGCAGGTGGACTAGGTATTGGTGAGCTTTCCTTTGCTGGCAGTGACATCCTGGTCTCTGACACCAGTGAAGTTTTGGCTACCCTCACAGGTGTCGACACGGCTAGTTTGAACAGCAGTCAGTTCGTGCTGGTCTAG
- a CDS encoding PAS domain-containing sensor histidine kinase, translating to MSPSPGLWVWLWGAVVAGGLLSGLIVYGIAAHRYQAILQRERERARVIIRQSEEKFRRLVEANLIGVSVGCLDGRILEANQRFLDILGYTREDLKAGAINWIDMTPLKYAEIDRQAVCDQRSLGQCSPFEKEYFRKDGSLVPILMGHAVYDQDQEYTIGFVLDLSDRKRLEALSVLEERSRLARDVHDSLAQAFTSILVHIEVAERKLLSDPTTAQACLQTSAEVAQAGLVDARRTIKALRPYHLDQTNLYDALCQIAHQIFAYSSTQVRSNQSGASYVLLPEVENALLRIGQEALTNAFKHAQATVIYLNLSYQPNQCVLRIQDNGIGFATDAAERANGTSDQHSSVQHYGLTGMAERSQHIDAELTVESILNQGTAITVSVQKSLA from the coding sequence ATGTCACCAAGTCCTGGTTTGTGGGTTTGGCTATGGGGTGCTGTAGTAGCGGGCGGACTGCTATCAGGTCTGATTGTCTATGGAATTGCTGCCCATCGCTATCAGGCTATCTTGCAAAGAGAACGTGAACGAGCCAGAGTCATCATACGCCAAAGTGAAGAAAAATTCAGGCGGCTAGTAGAGGCAAACCTAATTGGCGTGAGTGTTGGATGTTTAGATGGCCGTATTCTCGAAGCTAATCAACGCTTTCTAGATATTTTGGGCTATACCCGTGAGGATCTAAAGGCGGGGGCTATCAACTGGATCGATATGACGCCGCTAAAATATGCTGAAATCGACCGACAGGCAGTTTGTGATCAGCGCTCACTCGGTCAATGCTCGCCTTTTGAAAAGGAATACTTTCGCAAAGACGGCAGCTTGGTACCGATCCTTATGGGTCATGCTGTCTATGATCAAGACCAAGAATACACCATTGGTTTTGTACTCGATCTGTCTGACCGTAAACGACTCGAGGCACTGTCAGTTTTAGAAGAGCGTAGCCGCCTAGCAAGAGATGTCCACGATAGCCTAGCTCAGGCGTTTACCAGCATACTGGTGCATATAGAAGTAGCAGAGCGAAAGTTGCTCAGTGACCCTACAACCGCTCAGGCTTGTTTGCAAACTAGCGCGGAGGTAGCCCAGGCAGGACTTGTTGATGCCAGGCGCACTATCAAGGCCCTACGTCCCTATCATCTCGACCAAACCAATCTCTACGACGCCCTGTGTCAGATAGCGCATCAGATCTTTGCCTACAGTTCTACCCAGGTGAGAAGTAACCAAAGTGGGGCGAGCTATGTCCTGCTGCCAGAAGTCGAAAACGCATTGCTACGCATTGGTCAAGAGGCTTTGACAAACGCCTTTAAGCACGCCCAGGCTACCGTTATCTATCTCAACTTAAGCTATCAACCGAACCAGTGTGTTCTGCGTATTCAAGATAACGGTATCGGCTTTGCAACAGACGCAGCTGAAAGGGCTAACGGTACTTCAGACCAGCATTCTTCAGTCCAGCATTATGGTCTCACCGGAATGGCAGAGCGTAGCCAGCACATCGATGCTGAACTAACCGTAGAGAGTATCTTGAATCAAGGAACAGCTATCACTGTTTCGGTACAAAAAAGTCTAGCTTAG
- a CDS encoding universal stress protein produces the protein MFNKILVALDTKEPCDLLLQEAIALAKATTSSLVILGVLTLDADGTLPLLSHPEIYQKRYEEFKAGGLAILRRYLDQAIAGGIQATIHQEIGDPGKTICQVAKEEDADLIIVGSHGRKGIGELLMGSVSSYVVHRAPCSVFVVRKSETTHSDNTNSDITQLDSNKESNPLVGI, from the coding sequence ATGTTTAACAAAATTCTGGTTGCTCTTGACACTAAAGAGCCTTGCGATCTTTTGCTTCAAGAGGCGATCGCACTGGCAAAAGCAACAACTTCTAGCCTGGTGATATTAGGGGTATTAACGCTAGATGCAGACGGTACGCTCCCTTTATTATCACACCCTGAAATATACCAAAAACGGTACGAAGAATTCAAAGCCGGCGGTTTAGCAATTCTCCGTCGTTACCTAGATCAGGCGATCGCCGGAGGCATACAGGCTACCATTCATCAGGAAATAGGCGATCCGGGCAAAACAATTTGTCAGGTCGCTAAGGAAGAAGATGCTGATCTTATTATAGTCGGTAGTCATGGTCGCAAGGGGATAGGCGAGCTTTTGATGGGGAGTGTTAGCAGCTACGTCGTACATCGTGCACCCTGCTCTGTCTTTGTTGTACGTAAGTCAGAGACTACTCACTCAGATAATACCAACTCAGATATTACGCAGTTGGACAGCAATAAAGAGAGTAATCCACTAGTCGGTATCTAA